From one Nocardioides scoriae genomic stretch:
- the ftsZ gene encoding cell division protein FtsZ — protein MAAPQNYLAVIKVVGIGGGGVNAVNRMIEVGLKGVEFIAINTDAQALLMSDADVKLDIGRELTRGLGAGANPSVGAQAAEDHAEEIEEVLKGADMVFVTAGEGGGTGTGGAPVVAKIARSLGALTIGVVTRPFAFEGRRRATSAEEGIEGLREEVDTLIVIPNDKLLMISDRNVSMLDAFKQADQVLLQGVSGITDLITTPGLINLDFADVKSVMSNAGSALMGIGSARGENRAVEAAELAVSSPLLEESIDGAQGVLLSIAGGSDLGLFEINEAAAMVADAVHVEANIIFGATIDDALGDEVRVTVIAAGFEGGRPKRRDEGQSLRPRAQAPAQSQEETRAAARALAEQRRADAAPRREPVTVGAQQRPAAAPQSAPAPARSTSGWGSQPAQESTSGSAPAGGQRGQQGDFGDDDLDVPDFLK, from the coding sequence GTGGCAGCACCCCAGAACTACCTCGCCGTCATCAAGGTCGTGGGTATTGGTGGAGGTGGAGTCAACGCCGTCAACCGGATGATCGAGGTCGGGCTGAAGGGCGTCGAGTTCATCGCCATCAACACAGATGCACAGGCCCTGTTGATGAGCGACGCCGATGTCAAGCTCGACATCGGGCGCGAGCTGACCCGTGGCCTCGGTGCCGGTGCGAACCCCAGCGTGGGTGCGCAGGCGGCCGAGGACCACGCCGAGGAGATCGAGGAGGTCCTCAAGGGGGCCGACATGGTCTTCGTCACCGCCGGCGAGGGTGGTGGCACCGGCACCGGTGGCGCCCCCGTCGTCGCCAAGATCGCGCGCTCCCTCGGGGCGCTGACGATCGGTGTGGTCACCCGCCCGTTCGCCTTCGAGGGTCGCCGCCGCGCGACCTCCGCGGAGGAGGGCATCGAGGGTCTCCGCGAGGAGGTCGACACCCTCATCGTGATCCCCAACGACAAGCTGCTGATGATCAGCGACCGCAACGTGAGCATGCTCGACGCCTTCAAGCAGGCCGACCAGGTCCTGCTGCAGGGTGTCTCCGGCATCACCGACCTGATCACCACCCCGGGCCTGATCAACCTCGACTTCGCCGACGTCAAGTCGGTCATGTCCAACGCGGGCTCCGCCCTCATGGGCATCGGCTCGGCGCGCGGCGAGAACCGCGCCGTCGAGGCCGCCGAGCTGGCCGTGTCGAGCCCGCTGCTCGAGGAGTCGATCGACGGCGCCCAGGGCGTGCTGCTCTCGATCGCCGGTGGCTCCGACCTCGGCCTGTTCGAGATCAACGAGGCGGCCGCCATGGTGGCCGACGCGGTGCACGTCGAGGCCAACATCATCTTCGGCGCGACCATCGACGACGCGCTCGGCGACGAGGTCCGCGTGACCGTCATCGCCGCCGGCTTCGAGGGCGGGCGGCCCAAGCGTCGCGACGAGGGCCAGTCCCTGCGTCCCCGGGCGCAGGCGCCGGCCCAGAGCCAGGAGGAGACCCGGGCCGCCGCCCGGGCCTTGGCCGAGCAGCGTCGGGCCGACGCGGCCCCGCGTCGTGAGCCGGTCACGGTCGGGGCGCAGCAGCGTCCCGCCGCCGCCCCCCAGTCGGCGCCCGCGCCGGCCCGGTCCACGTCCGGGTGGGGCAGCCAGCCCGCGCAGGAGTCCACGTCCGGCTCCGCGCCGGCCGGGGGCCAGCGCGGCCAGCAGGGCGACTTCGGGGACGACGACCTCGACGTGCCCGACTTCTTGAAGTAG
- the pgeF gene encoding peptidoglycan editing factor PgeF, whose amino-acid sequence MYSHRSSTGPVDCAFTDRLGGVSAAPHDSLDLALVGEGDPDARRRNVEKLLADFAPGARLVDMAQVHGTRVVDAATTAPGAPEQCDALVTDRADVVLMVRVADCVPVLLADPVAGVVGAAHAGRQGMADGVVPAAVSRMRDLGATRIQAWVGPHVCGRCYEVPAALREQVAAVEPEAASTTSWGTPALDVGAGVRAQLRRDGVEVTDVSRCTLESPDLFSHRRDGVRAGRLAGLVRRRA is encoded by the coding sequence GTGTACTCCCACCGCAGCAGCACCGGCCCCGTCGACTGTGCCTTCACGGACAGGCTCGGCGGGGTCAGTGCCGCGCCCCACGACTCCCTCGACCTGGCCCTGGTCGGCGAGGGCGACCCGGACGCGCGACGGCGCAACGTCGAGAAGCTCCTGGCCGACTTCGCCCCCGGCGCGCGGCTCGTCGACATGGCCCAGGTGCACGGCACCCGGGTCGTCGACGCCGCCACGACGGCGCCGGGAGCGCCTGAGCAGTGCGACGCCCTGGTCACCGACCGGGCCGACGTCGTGCTGATGGTGCGCGTGGCCGACTGCGTGCCGGTCCTGCTCGCCGACCCGGTCGCCGGGGTGGTCGGGGCGGCCCACGCGGGGCGCCAGGGCATGGCCGACGGCGTCGTCCCGGCGGCGGTGAGCCGGATGCGCGACCTCGGTGCCACCCGGATCCAGGCCTGGGTGGGGCCGCACGTGTGTGGCCGCTGCTACGAGGTGCCGGCCGCGCTGCGCGAGCAGGTCGCCGCGGTGGAGCCCGAGGCCGCCTCGACCACGTCGTGGGGCACCCCGGCCCTCGACGTCGGCGCCGGCGTCCGGGCCCAGCTGCGGCGCGACGGCGTCGAGGTCACCGACGTCTCCCGCTGCACGCTGGAGTCGCCCGACCTCTTCTCCCACCGCCGCGACGGCGTCCGTGCGGGGCGGCTGGCCGGCCTGGTCAGGAGGCGCGCATGA
- a CDS encoding YggS family pyridoxal phosphate-dependent enzyme produces the protein MTSEERREELATRLDDVRRRIAEACAAADRDVEEVMLVVVTKFFPASDVRLLAGLGVRDVGENRHQEAQAKAEELADLDLSWHFIGGLQSNKAAAVATYADAVHSLDRPKLVTGLGRGATERGRDLDVLVQVSLDPPGAEGRAGADEADVAALAERVAQADGLVLRGVMGVAPLGGDAGQAFEGLARIAADVRREHPSATWISAGMSGDLDQAIRHGATHLRIGSAVLGPRPTVK, from the coding sequence ATGACCTCCGAGGAGCGGCGCGAGGAGCTCGCCACCCGCCTCGACGACGTGCGCCGGCGGATCGCGGAGGCCTGCGCCGCCGCGGACCGCGACGTCGAGGAGGTCATGCTCGTGGTGGTCACCAAGTTCTTCCCCGCCTCCGACGTCCGGCTGCTCGCCGGGCTGGGCGTGCGCGACGTGGGGGAGAACCGCCACCAGGAGGCCCAGGCCAAGGCCGAGGAGCTCGCCGACCTCGACCTGTCCTGGCACTTCATCGGCGGCCTGCAGAGCAACAAGGCCGCCGCCGTCGCGACGTACGCCGACGCCGTCCACTCCCTCGACCGGCCCAAGCTGGTCACGGGTCTGGGCCGGGGCGCCACCGAGCGCGGCCGGGACCTCGACGTGCTGGTCCAGGTCAGCCTGGACCCGCCGGGCGCCGAGGGGCGCGCCGGTGCGGACGAGGCCGACGTGGCCGCCCTGGCGGAGCGCGTGGCGCAGGCCGACGGTCTGGTGCTGCGCGGCGTCATGGGCGTGGCGCCGCTGGGCGGGGACGCGGGGCAGGCCTTCGAGGGCCTGGCCCGGATCGCCGCCGACGTGCGCCGCGAGCACCCGTCCGCCACCTGGATCTCCGCCGGCATGAGCGGTGATCTCGACCAGGCGATCCGCCACGGTGCGACACACCTGCGGATCGGCTCCGCGGTCCTCGGTCCGAGGCCCACGGTCAAGTAG
- a CDS encoding cell division protein SepF, translated as MRKMGVYLGLLEDADGAYAEPGNDYDEPARRTPAGASAVRPQAAPQPAQQVAQHDDVEMSAPVARLDERRRPAAAAPRPAAQTVAPMSRITTLHPRTYNEARVIGENFRDGVPVIMNLSEMDDTDAKRLVDFAAGLVFSVRGSIERVTNKVFLLSPPNVSVAAEDKQRIAENGFFNQS; from the coding sequence ATGCGGAAGATGGGCGTCTACCTCGGACTGCTCGAGGACGCCGACGGGGCGTACGCCGAGCCCGGGAACGACTACGACGAGCCCGCCCGCCGCACCCCGGCCGGCGCGTCCGCGGTCCGCCCGCAGGCAGCCCCCCAGCCGGCCCAGCAGGTGGCGCAGCACGACGACGTGGAGATGTCGGCCCCCGTGGCCCGCCTCGACGAGCGTCGCCGCCCCGCCGCCGCGGCCCCGCGCCCGGCCGCCCAGACGGTGGCGCCGATGTCGCGGATCACCACGCTGCACCCCCGCACCTACAACGAGGCGCGCGTGATCGGCGAGAACTTCCGCGACGGCGTCCCGGTGATCATGAACCTCTCCGAGATGGACGACACCGACGCCAAGCGCCTGGTCGACTTCGCCGCCGGTCTCGTCTTCTCGGTCCGCGGCTCCATCGAGCGGGTCACCAACAAGGTCTTCCTGCTCTCCCCGCCCAACGTCTCGGTCGCGGCCGAGGACAAGCAGCGGATCGCGGAGAACGGGTTCTTCAACCAGAGCTGA
- a CDS encoding YggT family protein, translated as MQLVGSIIDLVLTTFIVLLFIRLIVDWVQFFARSWIPRGPALVVLEGVYSVTDPPVKALRKVLPPLRLGGAAIDLSFIALLIICYVLRGLNAAIFF; from the coding sequence GTGCAACTCGTCGGCTCGATCATCGACCTGGTGCTGACCACGTTCATCGTGCTGCTGTTCATCCGGCTCATCGTGGACTGGGTGCAGTTCTTCGCCCGCTCGTGGATCCCCCGTGGTCCGGCGCTGGTGGTGCTCGAGGGCGTCTACAGCGTCACCGACCCGCCCGTGAAGGCATTGCGCAAGGTGCTGCCGCCGCTGCGGCTCGGCGGCGCGGCGATCGACCTGAGCTTCATCGCGCTGCTCATCATCTGCTACGTCCTGCGCGGCCTGAACGCCGCGATCTTCTTCTGA
- a CDS encoding DivIVA domain-containing protein, whose translation MPLTPEDVSNKRFTPVRLREGYDMGEVDQFLDEIESELSRLLKENDDLRSKAGLSGAPAAAAGEKVAPAAEEPAAPAPAKAEQPAAAPTPAATPAEAPSSSGHKPSPHEQITVTTSAEAGAAASRLLELATRNADEVVAEARQQADGILTQARTEAEQLETQSRERADQVDRETKDRADKLDADARTRAQNLDAETQAKRSEALTSIEQEKERLDHEVENLRAFEREYRSRLKSYFTQQLEALDGRGEGGELPAGHGHPQDPAE comes from the coding sequence ATGCCGCTGACGCCCGAGGACGTGAGCAACAAGCGATTCACCCCAGTGCGGCTCCGCGAGGGCTACGACATGGGTGAGGTCGACCAGTTCCTCGACGAGATCGAGTCCGAGCTGAGCCGGCTGCTCAAGGAGAACGACGACCTGCGCTCCAAGGCGGGCCTGTCCGGTGCTCCGGCTGCTGCGGCGGGCGAGAAGGTCGCCCCCGCTGCCGAGGAGCCGGCCGCCCCGGCGCCCGCGAAGGCCGAGCAGCCCGCTGCGGCCCCGACGCCGGCCGCGACCCCTGCCGAGGCCCCCAGCAGCTCGGGCCACAAGCCGTCGCCGCACGAGCAGATCACCGTCACCACCTCCGCCGAGGCCGGCGCGGCCGCCTCCCGGCTGCTCGAGCTCGCCACCCGCAACGCCGACGAGGTCGTCGCCGAGGCCCGCCAGCAGGCCGACGGGATCCTGACCCAGGCCCGCACCGAGGCCGAGCAGCTGGAGACCCAGTCGCGCGAGCGTGCCGACCAGGTCGACCGCGAGACCAAGGACCGCGCCGACAAGCTCGACGCCGACGCGCGCACGCGGGCGCAGAACCTCGACGCCGAGACCCAGGCCAAGCGCAGCGAGGCCCTCACCTCCATCGAGCAGGAGAAGGAGCGCCTCGACCACGAGGTGGAGAACCTGCGCGCGTTCGAGCGGGAGTACCGCAGCCGTCTCAAGAGCTACTTCACCCAGCAGCTCGAGGCGCTCGACGGTCGCGGCGAGGGTGGCGAGCTGCCGGCCGGCCACGGCCACCCGCAGGACCCCGCCGAGTAG
- the ileS gene encoding isoleucine--tRNA ligase codes for MTQQQYRPVPPQVDLPALERDVLAFWKAEGIFEKSVARNQGADTWTFFEGPPTANGRPGTHHIESRTFKDAFPRFRTMQGYQVNRKGGWDCHGLPVELAVEKELGFSGKPDIEAFGIEEFNARCRESVTRHVGLWEEMTDRMGCWLDMREPYRTMDPEYVESVWWALQQIHAKGLLVEDYRVAPYCPRCGTGLSDHELAQGYETVTDPSVYVRMPLTSGPYAGSAGATGASLLIWTTTPWTLVSNALVAAQPDLTYVSVTDGDETLVMAESLVEKVLGEGWEIEDRFTGSDMVGWTYRRPFELLEWPARTDGDDQLPDAHYVVVEDYVTAEDGTGLVHQSPAFGEDDFASCRRNGVAMVNPITPRGEFEDGLPLVGGQFFRHANTDLVEDLTRRGLLFRHLAYEHSYPHCWRCHTSLLYYAQPSWYVRTTEVKDALLAENERTNWFPETIKHGRYGDWLTNNIDWALSRSRYWGTPLPIWRCAEGHQTCVGSLAELSTLSGSDQSGLDPHRPFVDDVTFACPTCGQQAHRVPEVIDAWFDSGSMPFAQWGYPHVEGSAERLEQAYPADFICEAIDQTRGWFYTLMAVGTLVFEQSSYLNVLCLGHILAEDGRKMSKHLGNILEPIPLMDEHGADAVRWFMAAGGSPWAARRVGHTTIQETVRKVLLTYWNTVAFQALYANLSSWTPGGETPAFADRPVLDRWALSEAHRLVQQVTTAYEGFDSQRVGMLLAGFVDDLSNWYVRRSRRRFWAGDPSALATLHECLQVVTLLMAPLTPFITERVWGDLFAATSEELPESVHLAAWPTTDGSLVDDDLGQQMSLARRLVELGRAARAEAKVRTRQPLGRMLVATAAHARLSEELRREVAEELNVGEVEPLSAAGADLVDHSAKGNFRALGKRFAKDTPRVAAAIAAADASVLAADLSAAGRASVVLDGEPVEVLADEVILSERPREGWSVVNEQGETVALDLELTPELRRAGLAREVVRMVQEARKASGFEVSDRIALRWALTAQGGEAGELGAAVTEHEQLIATEVLATSVHRADSVEGLDRRDDDLGLAFSVTRV; via the coding sequence GTGACCCAGCAGCAGTACCGCCCCGTGCCTCCCCAGGTGGACCTCCCCGCCCTGGAGCGCGACGTCCTGGCCTTCTGGAAGGCCGAGGGCATCTTCGAGAAGTCGGTGGCCCGCAACCAGGGCGCCGACACCTGGACCTTCTTCGAGGGACCCCCGACCGCCAACGGCCGGCCCGGCACCCACCACATCGAGTCGCGCACCTTCAAGGACGCGTTCCCCCGGTTCCGGACGATGCAGGGCTACCAGGTCAACCGCAAGGGCGGCTGGGACTGCCACGGCCTGCCCGTCGAGCTGGCCGTCGAGAAGGAGCTCGGCTTCTCCGGCAAGCCCGACATCGAGGCCTTCGGCATCGAGGAGTTCAACGCCCGCTGCCGCGAGTCGGTCACCCGCCACGTCGGTCTCTGGGAGGAGATGACCGACCGGATGGGCTGCTGGCTCGACATGCGCGAGCCCTACCGCACGATGGACCCGGAGTACGTCGAGTCGGTGTGGTGGGCCCTGCAGCAGATCCACGCCAAGGGCCTGCTCGTCGAGGACTACCGCGTCGCGCCGTACTGCCCCCGCTGCGGCACCGGCCTGTCCGACCACGAGCTCGCCCAGGGCTACGAGACGGTCACCGACCCCAGCGTCTACGTCCGGATGCCCCTCACCTCCGGCCCGTACGCCGGGTCGGCCGGCGCCACGGGCGCCAGCCTGCTGATCTGGACCACGACGCCGTGGACCCTGGTCTCCAACGCGCTGGTCGCCGCCCAGCCCGACCTCACCTACGTCAGCGTCACCGACGGCGACGAGACCCTGGTGATGGCCGAGTCGCTGGTCGAGAAGGTGCTCGGCGAGGGCTGGGAGATCGAGGACCGCTTCACCGGCTCCGACATGGTCGGCTGGACCTACCGCCGCCCCTTCGAGCTGCTCGAGTGGCCGGCGCGCACCGACGGCGACGACCAGCTGCCCGACGCCCACTACGTCGTGGTCGAGGACTACGTCACCGCCGAGGACGGCACCGGGCTGGTGCACCAGTCCCCCGCGTTCGGCGAGGACGACTTCGCCTCGTGCCGGCGCAACGGCGTCGCCATGGTCAACCCGATCACGCCGCGCGGCGAGTTCGAGGACGGCCTGCCCCTGGTCGGCGGCCAGTTCTTCCGCCACGCCAACACCGACCTCGTCGAGGACCTCACCCGGCGCGGGCTGCTCTTCCGCCACCTGGCCTACGAGCACAGCTACCCGCACTGCTGGCGCTGCCACACCTCGCTGCTCTACTACGCCCAGCCGTCGTGGTACGTCCGCACCACCGAGGTCAAGGACGCGCTGCTCGCCGAGAACGAGCGCACCAACTGGTTCCCCGAGACGATCAAGCACGGCCGCTACGGCGACTGGCTGACCAACAACATCGACTGGGCGCTCTCGCGCAGCCGCTACTGGGGCACGCCGCTGCCGATCTGGCGCTGCGCCGAGGGCCACCAGACCTGCGTCGGCTCGCTGGCCGAGCTCTCCACGCTCAGCGGCAGCGACCAGTCGGGCCTCGACCCGCACCGACCCTTCGTCGACGACGTCACCTTCGCCTGCCCCACCTGCGGCCAGCAGGCCCACCGGGTGCCCGAGGTGATCGACGCCTGGTTCGACTCCGGCTCGATGCCGTTCGCGCAGTGGGGCTACCCCCATGTCGAGGGCTCGGCCGAGCGCCTGGAGCAGGCCTACCCGGCCGACTTCATCTGCGAGGCGATCGACCAGACCCGCGGCTGGTTCTACACCCTGATGGCGGTCGGCACGCTCGTGTTCGAGCAGTCGTCGTACCTCAACGTGCTGTGCCTGGGCCACATCCTGGCCGAGGACGGCCGCAAGATGTCCAAGCACCTGGGCAACATCCTCGAGCCGATCCCGCTCATGGACGAGCACGGCGCCGACGCCGTGCGGTGGTTCATGGCCGCCGGCGGCTCGCCCTGGGCCGCCCGGCGCGTGGGCCACACGACCATCCAGGAGACGGTCCGCAAGGTCCTGCTGACCTACTGGAACACCGTCGCCTTCCAGGCGCTCTACGCCAACCTGTCGTCGTGGACGCCGGGCGGCGAGACCCCCGCCTTCGCCGACCGGCCCGTGCTCGACCGGTGGGCGCTGTCCGAGGCCCACCGCCTGGTGCAGCAGGTCACGACCGCCTACGAGGGCTTCGACTCCCAGCGGGTCGGGATGCTCCTCGCGGGCTTCGTCGACGACCTGTCCAACTGGTACGTGCGCCGCTCCCGCCGGCGCTTCTGGGCCGGTGACCCCTCCGCGCTGGCCACGCTGCACGAGTGCCTCCAGGTCGTGACGCTGCTGATGGCGCCGCTGACGCCGTTCATCACCGAGCGCGTGTGGGGCGACCTGTTCGCCGCCACGTCCGAGGAGCTGCCGGAGTCGGTGCACCTGGCCGCCTGGCCCACCACCGACGGCAGCCTGGTCGACGACGACCTCGGCCAGCAGATGTCGCTGGCCCGCCGCCTCGTCGAGCTCGGCCGCGCCGCCCGGGCCGAGGCCAAGGTCCGCACCCGCCAGCCCCTGGGGCGGATGCTGGTGGCCACCGCGGCCCACGCCCGGCTCAGCGAGGAGCTGCGCCGCGAGGTCGCCGAGGAGCTCAACGTCGGCGAGGTCGAGCCGCTCTCGGCCGCCGGCGCCGACCTGGTCGACCACTCGGCCAAGGGCAACTTCCGCGCCCTGGGCAAGCGGTTCGCGAAGGACACCCCCCGGGTGGCCGCCGCGATCGCCGCCGCCGACGCCTCCGTGCTGGCCGCCGACCTCTCCGCCGCGGGTCGCGCCAGCGTCGTGCTCGACGGCGAGCCCGTCGAGGTGCTGGCCGACGAGGTGATCCTCTCCGAGCGGCCTCGCGAGGGCTGGTCGGTGGTCAACGAGCAGGGCGAGACCGTGGCCCTCGACCTCGAGCTCACCCCGGAGCTGCGACGGGCCGGTCTGGCCCGCGAGGTGGTCCGGATGGTCCAGGAGGCCCGCAAGGCGTCGGGCTTCGAGGTCTCCGACCGGATCGCGCTGCGCTGGGCCCTGACAGCCCAGGGCGGCGAGGCCGGCGAGCTCGGCGCGGCCGTCACGGAGCACGAGCAGCTGATCGCGACCGAGGTGCTGGCCACCTCGGTCCACCGGGCCGACTCCGTCGAGGGCCTGGACCGGCGCGACGACGACCTGGGCCTGGCCTTCTCGGTCACCCGCGTCTGA
- a CDS encoding TraR/DksA family transcriptional regulator, translating into MASAADKTPAGTADAADLVVLDREDPWTPAELDEVRTQLVDDVQRLTGELAVVEGDLAGMIENSGEGSGHDQADVGSASFERDQERQIVNNARDMLEQSEHALERIADGSYGQCEICGNAIGKNRLMAFPRATMCLTCKQREERR; encoded by the coding sequence ATGGCCTCTGCCGCCGACAAGACTCCCGCCGGTACCGCCGACGCCGCCGACCTCGTCGTCCTCGACCGCGAGGACCCCTGGACCCCGGCGGAGCTCGACGAGGTCCGCACCCAGCTCGTCGACGACGTCCAGCGACTGACCGGCGAGCTCGCCGTCGTCGAGGGCGACCTCGCCGGCATGATCGAGAACTCCGGCGAGGGCTCGGGCCACGACCAGGCCGACGTCGGCTCGGCGTCGTTCGAGCGCGACCAGGAGCGCCAGATCGTCAACAACGCCCGTGACATGCTCGAGCAGAGCGAGCACGCTCTGGAGCGCATCGCGGACGGGAGCTACGGGCAGTGCGAGATCTGCGGCAACGCCATCGGCAAGAACCGGCTGATGGCCTTCCCCCGGGCCACGATGTGCCTGACCTGCAAGCAGCGCGAGGAGCGTCGCTGA
- the lspA gene encoding signal peptidase II: protein MPDLQAARGASLTSRRSTRLALVVGVVGLAVDQLTKVLAVRELTGREPVELVGSWFRLLLVRNPGAAFSAGASVTPVISVVAIVATVVVVWQVLKVRHTAWAVALGLLLAGVTGNLVDRLLRPPGPLRGHVVDFFALPNWPVFNVADICINVAGVLLVVLLFRGINPDGTRHEAHR from the coding sequence GTGCCTGACCTGCAAGCAGCGCGAGGAGCGTCGCTGACCTCGCGCCGCTCGACGAGGCTGGCCCTCGTCGTGGGCGTGGTCGGCCTGGCCGTCGACCAGCTGACCAAGGTGCTCGCCGTGCGCGAGCTCACCGGCCGCGAGCCGGTCGAGCTCGTCGGCAGCTGGTTCCGGCTGCTGCTGGTGCGCAACCCCGGCGCCGCGTTCAGCGCGGGCGCCTCGGTGACGCCGGTCATCTCGGTGGTGGCGATCGTGGCCACCGTGGTGGTCGTGTGGCAGGTGCTCAAGGTGCGCCACACCGCCTGGGCGGTGGCCCTGGGCCTGCTGCTCGCGGGCGTCACCGGCAACCTCGTCGACCGGCTGCTGCGTCCCCCCGGCCCGCTGCGGGGCCACGTGGTCGACTTCTTCGCCCTGCCCAACTGGCCGGTCTTCAACGTCGCCGACATCTGCATCAACGTCGCGGGCGTGCTGCTGGTCGTGCTGCTCTTCCGCGGCATCAACCCCGACGGCACCCGACACGAGGCCCACCGATGA
- a CDS encoding RluA family pseudouridine synthase, which translates to MSESSDERTLEVPEGLGGERVDVGLGRMFGLSRSKAADLVTAGRVLLDGQTAAKSDRLLPGTRLEVSFPVETDPLEVVEELVDGLGILHDDDDIIVVDKPVGVAVHPSMGWTGPTVVGHLRGAGYRIATSGATERQGIVQRLDVGTSGVMVIAKSEVAYSRLKDAFRHRTVDKIYHAMVQGHPDPLAGTVDAPIGRHTSSDWRFAVREDGKPSVTHYETLEAHRFASLLEVHLETGRTHQIRVHMAALKHPCVGDLMYGADPTLARRLKLERQWLHAVRLGFEHPGTGEHVEFESHYPDDLAHALEVIRDGS; encoded by the coding sequence ATGAGCGAGTCCTCCGACGAACGCACCCTCGAGGTCCCCGAGGGGCTCGGCGGCGAGCGGGTCGACGTCGGCCTGGGCCGGATGTTCGGGCTCTCGCGCAGCAAGGCGGCCGACCTGGTCACCGCCGGACGGGTGCTGCTCGACGGCCAGACCGCGGCCAAGTCCGACCGGCTGCTCCCCGGCACCCGTCTCGAGGTCAGCTTCCCCGTCGAGACCGACCCCCTCGAGGTGGTCGAGGAGCTCGTCGACGGCCTCGGCATCCTCCACGACGACGACGACATCATCGTGGTCGACAAGCCCGTCGGCGTCGCCGTGCACCCCTCCATGGGCTGGACCGGACCCACCGTCGTCGGCCACCTGCGCGGCGCCGGCTACCGGATCGCCACCAGCGGCGCCACCGAGCGGCAGGGCATCGTGCAGCGGCTCGACGTCGGCACCTCGGGGGTGATGGTCATCGCCAAGAGCGAGGTGGCCTACTCCCGGCTCAAGGACGCCTTCCGGCACCGCACGGTCGACAAGATCTACCACGCGATGGTCCAGGGCCACCCCGACCCGCTGGCCGGCACCGTGGACGCCCCGATCGGGCGCCACACCAGCTCGGACTGGCGCTTCGCGGTGCGCGAGGACGGCAAGCCGAGCGTCACCCACTACGAGACCCTCGAGGCCCACCGCTTCGCCAGCCTGCTCGAGGTCCACCTCGAGACCGGCCGCACCCACCAGATCCGGGTCCACATGGCCGCGCTCAAGCACCCCTGCGTCGGCGACCTGATGTACGGCGCCGACCCGACCCTCGCGCGGCGCCTCAAGCTGGAGCGCCAGTGGCTGCACGCCGTGCGGCTCGGCTTCGAGCACCCCGGGACGGGGGAGCACGTCGAGTTCGAGTCGCACTACCCCGACGACCTGGCCCACGCCCTCGAGGTCATCCGTGACGGGTCCTGA
- a CDS encoding GNAT family N-acetyltransferase, which produces MTGPDEELPEEVTDLVVRPGTPEDVDAVHAVLLAAGSGPGHPPERRTPEESRAWLAERVSGTGSGEHQELWVAERDGRVLGFVTMADAWVPLLFVDPDHQGEGVGHGLVELVKALRPDGFGLRVHQDNTGARAFYRRQGLVELESTDGSAYDDGWPDTRLAWPGHDPLAWWRSSIDDVDDELAVLLARRTALTAAVQDLKAAGGGDGGRRGRDPEREAEIVRRMSAHAPGLGTERLARVMDALITESLAAWEDRQR; this is translated from the coding sequence GTGACGGGTCCTGACGAGGAGCTCCCCGAGGAGGTGACCGACCTCGTCGTCCGGCCGGGCACGCCCGAGGACGTCGACGCGGTCCACGCCGTCCTCCTCGCGGCCGGCTCCGGTCCGGGGCACCCGCCGGAGCGGCGTACCCCCGAGGAGTCGCGGGCGTGGCTGGCCGAGCGGGTCTCCGGCACCGGGTCGGGCGAGCACCAGGAGCTGTGGGTCGCCGAGCGCGACGGCCGGGTGCTGGGCTTCGTGACGATGGCCGACGCCTGGGTGCCGCTGCTGTTCGTCGACCCCGACCACCAGGGCGAGGGCGTCGGCCACGGACTGGTCGAGCTGGTCAAGGCGCTGCGGCCCGACGGCTTCGGGCTGCGGGTGCACCAGGACAACACCGGGGCGCGGGCGTTCTACCGCCGGCAGGGCCTCGTGGAGCTCGAGAGCACCGACGGGTCGGCGTACGACGACGGCTGGCCCGACACCCGGCTGGCCTGGCCCGGGCACGACCCGCTGGCGTGGTGGCGCTCCTCGATCGACGACGTGGACGACGAGCTCGCGGTGCTGCTGGCGCGGCGTACGGCCCTGACGGCGGCGGTGCAGGACCTCAAGGCCGCCGGCGGGGGCGACGGGGGCCGGCGCGGTCGCGACCCGGAGCGGGAGGCCGAGATCGTGCGCCGGATGTCGGCGCACGCGCCCGGCCTCGGCACCGAGCGGCTGGCGCGGGTGATGGACGCCCTCATCACCGAGAGCCTCGCCGCGTGGGAGGACCGCCAGCGGTGA